One genomic window of Desmospora activa DSM 45169 includes the following:
- a CDS encoding dipicolinate synthase subunit B has protein sequence MNFSGKTIGFGMTGSHCTHEEVLPQMERLVSMGARVVPILSHTVQTVDSKFGEAAQWLRQIRSITGEEPITSVPEAEPIGPKKLLDCMLIAPCTGNSLARLANALTDGPVLMAAKAQMRNRRPVVVAISTNDALGLNASNLARLLPAKYIYFVPFGQDNPFAKPNSLVAEMDRIPDAVDAAMRGEQIQPLIVEKYRAPAP, from the coding sequence ATGAATTTCAGCGGCAAGACGATCGGGTTTGGCATGACGGGATCTCATTGTACTCATGAGGAAGTGCTACCACAGATGGAGCGCCTCGTTTCCATGGGAGCGAGGGTGGTGCCTATTTTATCCCATACGGTACAAACCGTGGACAGCAAATTTGGGGAAGCGGCCCAGTGGTTACGCCAAATTCGTTCCATCACTGGGGAGGAGCCAATTACTTCCGTTCCAGAGGCAGAGCCGATCGGTCCTAAAAAACTGCTGGATTGTATGTTGATCGCTCCCTGCACCGGCAATAGTCTCGCCCGTTTGGCCAATGCTTTAACCGACGGACCGGTTTTGATGGCCGCCAAAGCGCAGATGCGCAACCGTCGTCCGGTTGTGGTGGCCATCTCCACCAATGATGCCTTAGGCTTAAATGCTTCCAATCTGGCTCGACTGTTGCCGGCCAAGTATATTTATTTTGTTCCCTTTGGTCAGGATAACCCTTTTGCAAAGCCGAACTCGTTGGTAGCAGAGATGGATCGGATTCCGGATGCAGTGGATGCCGCGATGCGTGGAGAGCAAATCCAGCCATTGATAGTTGAAAAATACCGTGCTCCTGCCCCATAA
- the dpsA gene encoding dipicolinate synthase subunit DpsA: protein MLTGKHVAFLGGDARQLEVIKNCIQLNANVSLIGFDNLESPFSGAVRRDLDPKWFATIDLLILPILGTDEDGHVDSIFTTRSLVLTQDHIGKLPSHAMVVAGMAKSYLQNLCSHNGVQLVELLKRDDVAIYNSIPTVEGALMMAIQSTNITIHGSRSLVLGLGRVGLTLARTLHAIGARVKVGVRTTAQVARAVEMGITPFYTENLADEVEDVDLLFNTVPELIVTEPVLAVMPSTAVIIDLASKPGGTDFAFAKKRGIKAMLAPSLPGIVASKTAGRILAQTITGLLSEELAEEGQS, encoded by the coding sequence CTCGGCGGAGATGCCCGCCAGTTGGAAGTGATCAAAAACTGCATCCAACTAAACGCCAATGTAAGTCTGATCGGATTTGACAATTTGGAAAGCCCGTTTAGTGGAGCGGTTAGACGCGACCTAGATCCAAAGTGGTTTGCCACCATTGATTTATTGATTTTGCCGATTTTGGGTACGGACGAGGACGGGCATGTGGACAGTATTTTTACGACACGATCGTTAGTGCTCACCCAGGATCATATCGGTAAGCTTCCTTCCCATGCCATGGTGGTGGCGGGTATGGCGAAATCATATCTTCAAAATCTTTGCTCCCATAATGGTGTGCAATTGGTGGAGCTGTTAAAACGGGATGATGTCGCCATCTATAACTCCATTCCCACGGTGGAAGGAGCCTTAATGATGGCCATCCAGAGCACCAATATCACCATTCACGGTTCCCGCAGTCTGGTATTGGGGTTGGGACGAGTCGGATTAACCTTGGCCCGCACCCTGCACGCGATAGGTGCTCGCGTAAAAGTAGGGGTACGAACAACGGCTCAAGTGGCGAGAGCGGTGGAAATGGGAATCACCCCTTTTTACACCGAGAATTTGGCCGATGAAGTGGAGGATGTTGATCTTCTCTTCAATACGGTGCCAGAGCTGATTGTAACGGAGCCGGTACTGGCGGTGATGCCGAGTACGGCGGTTATTATCGATCTGGCGTCAAAACCGGGAGGGACCGATTTCGCTTTTGCTAAAAAACGCGGCATTAAAGCGATGTTAGCCCCTAGTCTACCAGGCATAGTCGCTTCCAAGACCGCCGGTCGCATCTTGGCACAGACGATCACGGGCCTGCTATCGGAAGAGCTCGCGGAGGAGGGTCAATCATGA